A part of Planococcus sp. MB-3u-03 genomic DNA contains:
- a CDS encoding cold-shock protein, producing the protein MHHGIVKWFNSEKGYGFIECDNGDDVFVHFTGIQGDGFRSLQEGAAVSFDIIDGNRGPQAANVVQDQP; encoded by the coding sequence ATGCACCACGGAATTGTGAAATGGTTCAATTCAGAAAAAGGCTATGGCTTTATTGAATGTGACAACGGTGATGATGTTTTCGTCCATTTTACCGGCATCCAAGGTGATGGTTTCCGATCGCTGCAAGAAGGCGCAGCCGTCTCGTTCGACATCATCGATGGCAACCGCGGGCCACAAGCAGCGAACGTCGTGCAGGACCAACCATGA
- a CDS encoding aldo/keto reductase family protein yields the protein MKTIQLNDNVEIPIVGSGTNTFGKEGNQFSGNLRGDTEEIDWAIENGYRHFDSAQLYSNEEVVGKGIHKSSVPREDFFITTKLSTRKGISSIDWAVAEIEKSLAKLQTDYIDLFLIHFPWDNNDEMLEAWRILEDHYDRGVFKSIGVSNFNKEQLDLILENGKVKPAVNQIESHVGKWNEELIAHHKDNGIASVAWSPLGGIDDKAKQALQEIGRQYGKTYAQVVLRYQIEQNIVVIPKSHDKDRQAQSLDIFDFELTASERERIAAL from the coding sequence ATGAAAACTATTCAATTAAACGATAATGTCGAGATTCCGATTGTCGGCAGCGGAACTAACACTTTCGGCAAAGAAGGAAATCAATTCTCTGGTAATTTAAGAGGAGACACCGAAGAAATCGATTGGGCTATTGAAAATGGCTACCGTCATTTCGATTCTGCTCAACTGTATTCCAATGAGGAAGTTGTAGGAAAAGGAATCCACAAATCCTCAGTACCGCGCGAAGATTTCTTTATCACTACTAAATTAAGTACTCGCAAAGGAATAAGCAGTATAGATTGGGCAGTAGCTGAAATCGAAAAAAGCTTAGCCAAATTACAGACTGACTATATTGATTTGTTTCTCATTCATTTCCCGTGGGATAATAATGATGAGATGTTGGAAGCTTGGCGCATTCTTGAAGACCATTATGACCGGGGCGTGTTCAAGTCCATCGGGGTATCAAACTTCAACAAAGAGCAACTTGATTTGATCCTCGAAAACGGTAAAGTCAAACCAGCCGTAAACCAAATTGAATCCCACGTTGGAAAGTGGAATGAGGAGCTGATTGCTCATCATAAGGATAACGGGATTGCTTCTGTAGCTTGGTCACCGTTAGGCGGTATTGATGATAAAGCCAAGCAAGCATTGCAAGAAATCGGCCGCCAGTACGGCAAGACCTACGCTCAAGTTGTATTGCGGTACCAAATCGAACAAAACATTGTCGTCATCCCTAAGTCTCACGATAAAGACCGTCAAGCACAAAGTTTGGATATTTTCGACTTTGAACTAACGGCAAGTGAGCGGGAGCGCATTGCTGCTCTATAA
- a CDS encoding conserved virulence factor C family protein: MKILAIEPTPSPNTMKVIIDQELPFGKSHNYKKDQLEGAPKEVQEILAIDGVKGVYHVADFLAVERNAKSDWEGILADVRKVFGVGNGSEEELEIDEHFGEVYVHVQEFKGIPLQVKVFDSQSEERFAMPERFVQAMNKVMDPTDENFIFQRKWADYGVRYGEKAEIGKSIVEEIEAAYPNERLDSLTSKTESNESAGKINKRRVSLEEFDAPDWETRFQLLGQLVEADLEDLPLLGKALEDDKMSIRRQAAIYLGDIDDEAVVPYAEQAMRDKSWAVRRTAGDTISDLGFEAFEPIMIETLQDKNKLVRWRAAMFLYETGTEQALPALKEAENDPEFEVKLQIKMAIARIEQGEEARGSVWKQMTEARQTMKDNK; this comes from the coding sequence TTGAAAATACTAGCGATTGAACCGACTCCAAGCCCGAATACGATGAAAGTGATCATCGACCAGGAATTGCCGTTCGGGAAAAGCCATAATTACAAGAAAGACCAACTTGAAGGCGCGCCGAAAGAAGTGCAGGAAATCTTAGCGATCGATGGCGTCAAAGGCGTCTACCATGTGGCGGATTTCCTCGCAGTCGAACGCAATGCGAAATCCGACTGGGAAGGCATTCTCGCGGATGTGCGCAAAGTCTTTGGCGTAGGCAATGGTTCCGAGGAAGAACTTGAGATCGATGAGCATTTCGGCGAAGTGTATGTCCATGTCCAGGAATTCAAAGGCATTCCGTTGCAAGTGAAAGTGTTCGATTCGCAATCGGAAGAGCGCTTCGCGATGCCGGAACGGTTTGTGCAGGCGATGAACAAAGTCATGGACCCCACCGATGAAAACTTCATCTTCCAGCGTAAATGGGCGGATTACGGGGTCCGTTACGGCGAAAAAGCGGAAATTGGCAAAAGCATCGTCGAGGAAATCGAAGCGGCGTATCCGAACGAACGCCTGGATTCTTTGACCAGCAAAACCGAATCGAATGAATCGGCTGGCAAAATCAATAAACGCAGAGTGTCTTTGGAAGAATTCGACGCACCGGATTGGGAGACGCGCTTCCAATTGCTCGGCCAATTGGTTGAAGCGGATCTAGAGGATTTGCCGCTATTGGGCAAAGCGTTGGAAGACGACAAGATGTCGATTCGCCGCCAAGCAGCAATTTACCTCGGTGACATCGACGATGAAGCGGTCGTGCCGTACGCAGAACAGGCGATGAGAGACAAGTCGTGGGCGGTGCGCCGCACAGCAGGCGACACCATCAGCGACCTTGGCTTCGAAGCGTTCGAACCGATCATGATCGAAACATTGCAAGACAAAAACAAGCTCGTGCGCTGGCGTGCCGCAATGTTCTTGTATGAAACGGGAACGGAACAAGCCCTTCCGGCACTGAAAGAAGCGGAAAATGACCCTGAGTTCGAAGTGAAGCTCCAGATCAAGATGGCGATCGCCCGTATTGAACAAGGCGAAGAAGCGCGCGGTTCGGTATGGAAGCAAATGACCGAAGCCCGCCAGACGATGAAAGACAATAAGTGA
- a CDS encoding potassium channel family protein: protein MKLRNFFYEAFLFLLVIVSVIIALVSNERFTLVHWIIWGIFFVDYFTRFFAAERKWQFIKSHPFELIAIIPLDAIYQAARFFMFFRMLKLWGILPRFLRPVYAVLKTNGLEKLLIFAVILIFLVPIPMILIEPQIVTYNDAIWWAIVTITTVGYGDITPETGVGRLLAVILMFVGIGIIGTFTSAISAYFASRRRALEEDRVLDIVNSIKKIEKLTAEDHQLIQRYLKKKME from the coding sequence ATGAAATTACGCAATTTCTTTTACGAGGCATTCCTGTTCCTGCTGGTGATCGTTTCCGTCATCATTGCGCTCGTTTCCAACGAACGTTTCACCCTGGTTCATTGGATCATCTGGGGGATTTTCTTCGTTGATTATTTCACCCGCTTCTTTGCAGCAGAGCGCAAATGGCAGTTCATCAAATCCCACCCCTTTGAATTGATTGCCATCATTCCGCTGGATGCGATTTATCAGGCAGCGCGTTTTTTCATGTTTTTCCGGATGTTGAAATTATGGGGCATCCTTCCCCGCTTTTTAAGGCCTGTGTATGCCGTCTTAAAAACGAATGGCTTGGAAAAGCTGCTGATTTTCGCGGTCATTTTGATTTTTCTTGTGCCGATCCCAATGATCCTAATCGAACCTCAAATTGTTACTTACAATGATGCCATCTGGTGGGCGATTGTGACGATTACGACTGTTGGATATGGCGATATCACCCCTGAAACCGGCGTCGGGCGCTTGTTAGCGGTCATTTTGATGTTTGTCGGAATCGGCATTATCGGAACGTTCACCAGTGCCATTTCGGCCTATTTCGCCTCCCGCAGGCGAGCACTGGAAGAAGACCGCGTGCTCGACATCGTCAATTCAATCAAAAAAATCGAAAAACTGACTGCAGAAGACCACCAGCTCATCCAACGCTATTTGAAGAAAAAAATGGAATGA
- a CDS encoding ribonuclease HI family protein, translated as MIELFVDASTAGGVNVSAVGVFLRGEGHSIKWSEYVGKMDNHQAEFTALLKGLELARPLATGMVSIKSDSKLVVDAFEKRFVKNPVYKKLLDESLSIADGFDYCFIKWIPDSQNKAAHALANDKLKEHK; from the coding sequence ATGATCGAATTGTTCGTGGACGCATCGACTGCCGGCGGTGTCAACGTCAGCGCGGTCGGCGTGTTTTTAAGAGGCGAAGGGCATTCCATCAAATGGAGCGAGTATGTCGGCAAAATGGATAATCACCAGGCCGAATTCACGGCGCTGTTAAAAGGGCTGGAGCTCGCTCGTCCGCTCGCGACCGGCATGGTGTCCATCAAATCGGACTCAAAACTCGTCGTCGACGCTTTTGAAAAACGCTTTGTGAAAAATCCGGTCTACAAAAAATTGCTGGACGAGTCCTTGTCGATTGCGGACGGATTCGATTATTGCTTCATCAAATGGATCCCCGATTCCCAGAACAAGGCAGCCCATGCACTTGCCAACGACAAACTAAAAGAGCATAAATAA
- a CDS encoding zinc-finger domain-containing protein, whose product MKKVSIINEIDEMLNTYCEACFVKAQLRKDEGKTAAHRFCISECTVGTQLQFLGQ is encoded by the coding sequence ATGAAAAAAGTATCCATCATTAACGAAATCGATGAAATGCTCAATACGTATTGTGAAGCCTGCTTTGTCAAAGCCCAACTCCGCAAGGACGAAGGAAAAACAGCGGCACACCGCTTCTGCATCAGCGAATGTACAGTCGGCACCCAATTGCAATTTTTGGGGCAGTAA
- a CDS encoding class I SAM-dependent methyltransferase, with amino-acid sequence MIVTTAYRPTDATKRRVQETAQLLGLQAVERNKRPIYKLHEELAADVIVCKKERLELYPVGQSEPFFFHPNSAAFRSKRPLGNDPLVEVSGLEPGDAYLDCTLGMASDALIASLVVGETGRVVGCESDPVIAHVIREGLKNYQDMPKLHESMRRIQVVPKNAVDYLKGLDDDSFDVVYMDPMFTEQIAEASNFAPLRNNADHGQLTQEWVEEAKRVARKSVVLKAHFRSTDFEAFGFNRRVRPNTKFHFGVIQMNKSQ; translated from the coding sequence ATGATCGTCACGACCGCTTACCGGCCGACTGATGCGACCAAGCGCCGCGTGCAAGAGACGGCACAGCTCCTTGGCCTGCAGGCAGTCGAGCGCAATAAGCGGCCGATCTACAAATTGCACGAAGAACTAGCGGCGGACGTCATCGTCTGCAAAAAAGAACGGCTCGAGCTTTATCCAGTCGGACAAAGCGAGCCGTTCTTTTTTCATCCCAATTCGGCGGCATTTCGCTCGAAGCGGCCGCTCGGAAACGATCCGCTCGTTGAAGTCTCAGGACTCGAGCCGGGCGATGCCTATCTGGATTGCACGCTCGGCATGGCGAGTGATGCGCTCATCGCTTCGCTTGTCGTTGGGGAGACGGGGCGAGTGGTTGGCTGTGAAAGCGACCCGGTCATCGCTCATGTCATCCGTGAAGGCTTGAAAAATTATCAGGATATGCCAAAGCTGCACGAATCGATGAGGCGCATCCAAGTTGTCCCGAAAAATGCGGTCGATTATTTGAAGGGCCTTGATGATGATTCCTTCGATGTCGTTTACATGGATCCGATGTTCACGGAACAGATTGCCGAAGCGTCGAACTTTGCGCCACTCCGGAACAACGCGGACCACGGGCAGTTGACGCAGGAATGGGTAGAGGAAGCGAAGCGCGTCGCAAGGAAAAGCGTCGTCTTGAAAGCGCATTTCCGCTCGACTGATTTTGAGGCGTTCGGCTTCAATCGGCGCGTGCGCCCAAATACGAAATTCCATTTCGGCGTCATACAAATGAATAAGAGCCAATAA
- a CDS encoding SDR family oxidoreductase, producing the protein MKTLVIGANGKIGQHLVRLLAKHPEHTVKAMIRKPEQRPFFEELKAETVVTSLEGSVEELQKAMTDCDAVVFTAGSGASTGADKTMTVDLDGAAKAVEAAELAGIDRFIMVSAIHADDRSHWTKEMTPYYIAKHHADRILQSSSLAYTIVRPGLLTDDPGTGQIAAAGKLDPGSIPREDVAAVIVACLESTDLTDKVFELTAGDSQIEDVLKQI; encoded by the coding sequence ATGAAGACACTCGTAATTGGAGCAAACGGCAAGATTGGACAGCATTTGGTGCGCCTGCTTGCGAAACATCCAGAGCACACAGTGAAAGCGATGATCCGCAAACCAGAGCAACGCCCGTTTTTTGAAGAGTTAAAAGCGGAAACTGTCGTGACAAGCCTCGAAGGAAGCGTGGAAGAACTGCAAAAAGCGATGACTGACTGCGATGCAGTAGTCTTCACAGCTGGCAGCGGCGCTTCAACCGGTGCAGACAAAACGATGACTGTCGATTTGGACGGCGCGGCAAAAGCGGTAGAAGCGGCAGAACTAGCCGGCATCGATCGCTTCATCATGGTCAGCGCCATCCATGCCGATGACCGCTCCCATTGGACTAAGGAAATGACGCCGTACTATATCGCCAAACACCACGCTGATCGCATCTTGCAATCGAGCAGCTTGGCGTATACGATTGTCCGGCCCGGCTTATTGACAGACGATCCGGGAACAGGGCAAATTGCTGCAGCCGGGAAACTCGATCCCGGCAGCATTCCGAGAGAAGACGTCGCAGCTGTCATCGTCGCGTGCCTTGAATCCACAGATCTTACAGACAAAGTATTCGAGCTGACCGCAGGCGACAGCCAAATCGAAGACGTCTTAAAACAAATTTAA
- a CDS encoding queuosine precursor transporter, translated as MFNEFLGLGFALFNFVLLLIMYKVFGKTGLFAWVAFATILANIQVTKTIEIIGLTATLGNSLYASTFLATDILNEKYGKKEAKKAVWLGFSSLLIMVVTMQFGLQFIPAESDFAHEALETVFGLVPQIAIASMIAYLLAQHIDVIVFSALRKVFPKDSQFWIRNNGSTLLSQLIDTLIFTSIAFFGVFPFDVWIQIFISTYVLKFIVSVLDTPFGYIAKKIRPLDEQEAAQ; from the coding sequence TTGTTTAATGAATTTTTAGGGCTCGGTTTCGCCCTGTTTAATTTTGTATTATTGCTTATCATGTATAAAGTGTTCGGCAAGACCGGATTGTTCGCCTGGGTCGCGTTTGCCACCATCCTGGCGAATATCCAAGTGACAAAAACGATTGAGATCATCGGCTTGACCGCAACGCTCGGCAATAGCTTATACGCCTCGACTTTTCTCGCAACCGACATCCTCAATGAAAAATACGGCAAAAAAGAAGCGAAAAAAGCGGTATGGCTTGGCTTTTCCTCACTTCTGATCATGGTTGTAACAATGCAGTTCGGCCTTCAATTCATCCCGGCGGAAAGTGATTTTGCGCATGAAGCACTCGAGACGGTCTTCGGGTTGGTGCCGCAAATCGCCATCGCCAGCATGATCGCTTACCTGCTTGCGCAGCATATTGACGTCATCGTCTTTTCAGCTTTGCGGAAAGTCTTTCCGAAAGACAGCCAGTTCTGGATCCGCAATAACGGCTCGACCTTGCTTAGCCAATTGATCGATACCTTGATCTTCACATCGATCGCTTTTTTCGGCGTCTTTCCGTTCGATGTCTGGATCCAGATCTTCATCTCGACCTATGTCCTGAAATTTATCGTGTCGGTACTGGATACGCCGTTTGGCTATATCGCGAAGAAAATCCGGCCGCTCGATGAACAGGAGGCCGCGCAATGA
- a CDS encoding YpjP family protein, giving the protein MKSWWQKSLMVAVTVLTLGAITPNHMIWESLLDEEDSPKTHASQGQTKEFTLEWIDPAEYYVTADSILADFRQAAEEQSYIKFGSRIGPVIDSEFRTRILPTIQDVIDTELAAYGKDRLRNLAISEKPSGDHAEKIFHVYDKDSGQDEIRFHVRTEKKPLEGYSFNFHYHLASDQYQRHISIGDIYWSKNTPPKWLS; this is encoded by the coding sequence ATGAAGAGTTGGTGGCAGAAGTCCTTGATGGTTGCTGTAACGGTTCTGACGCTAGGAGCCATTACGCCAAACCATATGATTTGGGAGTCCTTGCTCGATGAAGAGGATAGCCCAAAAACACATGCAAGCCAAGGGCAAACAAAAGAATTTACGCTTGAATGGATCGACCCTGCAGAATATTATGTGACGGCAGACTCAATTCTTGCCGATTTCCGCCAAGCTGCGGAAGAACAGTCCTACATAAAATTCGGTTCGCGCATTGGCCCGGTGATCGATTCGGAATTCCGTACGCGCATTTTGCCGACGATCCAGGACGTCATCGACACGGAACTGGCTGCATACGGCAAAGACAGATTGCGCAATTTGGCGATTTCCGAAAAACCGTCCGGCGACCACGCCGAGAAGATTTTCCACGTTTACGACAAAGACAGCGGGCAAGATGAAATCCGCTTCCATGTCCGGACTGAGAAAAAACCGCTTGAAGGCTATTCGTTCAATTTCCATTACCATTTAGCAAGCGATCAGTACCAGCGCCACATCAGCATCGGGGACATCTACTGGTCAAAAAATACACCGCCTAAATGGCTTTCCTGA
- a CDS encoding BrxA/BrxB family bacilliredoxin — translation MNAYDEYMKGIVVPMRKELTESGFTELTTAEDVNEHMSNSQGVSLVIINSICGCAAGLARPAVREAVELAEHKPDHLVTVFAGQDKEATAQMRQYFEEVPPSSPSIAVVKDGQLAHFIPREEIEGFEMEQVRDAVKRAIEEAAQ, via the coding sequence ATGAACGCATACGATGAATACATGAAAGGCATTGTCGTCCCAATGCGCAAAGAACTAACGGAATCCGGATTCACGGAGCTGACGACGGCAGAAGACGTCAACGAACATATGAGCAATTCACAAGGCGTGAGCCTCGTGATCATCAACTCGATCTGTGGATGTGCCGCAGGGCTTGCACGCCCAGCAGTACGCGAAGCGGTGGAATTAGCTGAGCATAAGCCGGATCATTTGGTGACGGTCTTTGCAGGACAGGACAAGGAAGCGACAGCGCAGATGCGCCAGTATTTTGAGGAAGTGCCGCCATCGTCTCCTTCGATCGCGGTCGTAAAAGACGGCCAGCTTGCGCATTTCATTCCGCGCGAAGAAATCGAAGGCTTTGAAATGGAGCAAGTGCGTGATGCTGTGAAAAGAGCGATTGAGGAAGCTGCGCAGTGA
- a CDS encoding GNAT family N-acetyltransferase, with amino-acid sequence MDYRRLTEEDAEQYRELRLTALQTDADAFSTDFNEASQRPVSATAINLANPSAVTFGAYEEDQLLAMMTLLRLSGKKTSHRAEVLAVYAAEETRGTGVASTLFDQLLAFAREWDGLEQLELAVNSANPRAIRFYERSGFQRIGITPNAQKADSRYIDELLMVLKL; translated from the coding sequence ATGGACTATCGCCGATTAACAGAAGAAGATGCTGAACAATACCGGGAACTTCGCTTGACGGCATTGCAGACAGATGCCGATGCGTTTTCGACTGATTTCAATGAAGCAAGCCAAAGGCCGGTAAGTGCGACGGCTATCAATCTCGCCAATCCTTCAGCCGTGACATTCGGGGCGTACGAAGAAGACCAGTTGCTAGCCATGATGACGCTGCTCAGATTGTCGGGGAAGAAGACCAGCCATCGAGCTGAAGTACTTGCCGTCTATGCAGCGGAAGAAACGAGAGGGACAGGAGTTGCGTCCACGCTTTTTGATCAGTTGCTGGCATTTGCAAGGGAATGGGATGGGCTCGAACAGCTTGAACTCGCCGTCAATTCTGCCAACCCGCGCGCCATCCGTTTTTACGAACGATCCGGCTTTCAGCGCATCGGCATCACGCCGAATGCCCAGAAGGCAGACAGCCGTTATATCGATGAGTTGTTGATGGTGTTGAAGCTGTAA
- a CDS encoding IS110 family transposase — protein MRLFVGLDVSSFDMRVCFLDGDGEKLDTFAVSNDLPGATVLKERLMARLSGQEVDVLKIGLESTSVYSFHPSMFLHHDEELKRFGAKVFVMNPKQIANFKKSYSDMDKTDEIDAFVIADYLRFGRNQLSVVKESQYVALQQLTRSRYHLVKALTKEKQHFLQHLSFKCNTFTQEVDASVFGNAMMELFLEKLSLEEVAEMPLEELAAFLQEKGKNRFNDPACIAASIQKATRSSYRLDQVVEDSMDVILGTSIELIRTFNKQIKELDKSITKLMAGLTQTLDSIPGIGPVFAAGIIAEIGQIERFEEESQIAKYAGLYWRKHQSGTFTAESTALSRNGNHYLRYYLVEAANSVRRHVPEYQDYYAKKYREVPKHQHKRALVLTARKLVRLVDALLRSHQLFTPGKEREAMT, from the coding sequence ATGAGATTATTTGTTGGTTTAGATGTTAGCTCATTTGATATGCGTGTCTGTTTTCTGGACGGTGACGGGGAAAAACTCGACACCTTCGCTGTTTCGAATGACCTGCCCGGTGCCACGGTCCTCAAAGAACGACTGATGGCTCGTTTGAGTGGGCAGGAGGTCGATGTTCTGAAGATCGGCTTGGAATCGACTTCCGTTTACAGCTTCCATCCGTCGATGTTCCTGCATCATGATGAGGAGTTGAAACGCTTTGGCGCGAAGGTGTTCGTCATGAACCCAAAGCAAATCGCCAATTTCAAGAAAAGCTATTCGGACATGGATAAGACGGATGAAATTGATGCGTTCGTCATTGCCGATTACTTGCGCTTCGGCCGCAATCAGCTGTCCGTCGTCAAGGAAAGCCAGTACGTGGCGCTGCAACAATTGACGCGGTCTCGTTATCATCTCGTCAAGGCATTGACGAAGGAAAAGCAGCACTTTCTCCAACACCTCAGTTTCAAGTGCAACACGTTCACTCAGGAAGTCGACGCTTCAGTGTTCGGCAATGCCATGATGGAACTGTTTCTGGAGAAACTCAGCCTGGAAGAAGTGGCCGAGATGCCACTCGAAGAGCTGGCTGCCTTCCTGCAGGAAAAAGGAAAGAACCGGTTCAACGATCCGGCCTGCATCGCTGCATCCATCCAAAAAGCCACACGCTCTTCGTATCGCTTGGACCAAGTCGTCGAAGACTCGATGGATGTGATTCTGGGTACGTCCATCGAGCTCATTCGCACGTTCAATAAACAGATCAAGGAACTCGATAAATCGATTACGAAACTGATGGCTGGGCTTACCCAAACCCTTGATTCCATTCCTGGCATTGGTCCGGTCTTCGCCGCCGGGATCATCGCTGAAATCGGTCAAATCGAACGATTTGAAGAGGAAAGCCAAATTGCCAAATACGCCGGTCTCTACTGGCGAAAACACCAATCCGGCACGTTTACCGCCGAATCTACCGCCTTGTCGCGTAACGGGAATCATTACTTGCGTTATTACCTGGTTGAAGCCGCCAACTCGGTAAGAAGGCATGTTCCCGAGTATCAAGACTATTACGCGAAAAAGTACCGAGAAGTGCCGAAACATCAACACAAACGAGCCCTCGTTCTAACCGCAAGAAAACTCGTGCGCTTGGTGGATGCGCTACTACGCAGCCACCAACTCTTCACGCCGGGAAAGGAGCGTGAAGCGATGACATAG
- a CDS encoding VOC family protein, with protein sequence MKPRISVITTGVDDLKRALKFYRDGLGLPTEGIVGEEFDNGAVAFFDLQQGLKLAIWKRQDIAHETKVSMGPPSPTEFTLGHNVNSKAEVDAVMAQAEQAGALITDPAHDTFWGGYSGHFQDPDGHLWEIVWNPAWGEVD encoded by the coding sequence ATGAAGCCAAGAATCTCTGTCATCACTACTGGCGTGGACGATCTCAAGCGAGCGCTAAAATTTTACCGGGACGGCTTGGGGTTACCGACAGAAGGAATCGTTGGGGAGGAGTTCGATAACGGAGCCGTCGCCTTTTTCGATCTTCAGCAAGGGCTGAAACTCGCCATTTGGAAACGCCAAGACATCGCCCACGAAACGAAAGTATCGATGGGCCCGCCAAGTCCTACAGAATTCACGCTCGGCCATAACGTCAACAGCAAAGCAGAAGTCGATGCGGTGATGGCCCAGGCTGAACAAGCCGGAGCCCTTATAACCGACCCAGCACATGATACGTTTTGGGGCGGTTACTCCGGGCATTTTCAAGATCCGGACGGCCATTTATGGGAAATTGTATGGAATCCTGCATGGGGAGAAGTGGATTAA
- a CDS encoding PQQ-dependent sugar dehydrogenase — protein sequence MKKWLFPGFLAIAFAGCSNGPANTDEATAPADVIATDLEAPWSINKQGDAFYISERPGTVAYIDAEGKLERQDVNFSSPLSSASEAGFLGFVLKPDFDDSQEAYGYYVYEDNGNTYNKIAEFRLDGGSWSETAVLLSGIPTGNVHHGGRLEFSEDGTLYATIGDASEPDLAQDPASVNGKILRLNEFNEFEIYSLGHRNPQGLAWDGETMYAAEHGQSANDEINIIEQDANYGWPDIEGEETADGLEAPLATSGDDDTWAPSGIDFHDGALYIAALRGTAIKVMDPESAEISDSIEGYGRIRDVHSDGDDLYFITNNTDGRGTPTEGDDKLYILNEQ from the coding sequence TTGAAAAAATGGCTTTTTCCCGGGTTTCTGGCAATAGCATTTGCCGGATGCAGCAATGGGCCAGCGAATACCGATGAAGCGACCGCACCTGCAGATGTAATCGCGACAGACCTTGAAGCCCCTTGGTCAATCAACAAGCAAGGAGACGCTTTCTATATATCAGAACGTCCAGGCACAGTCGCTTACATTGATGCTGAAGGAAAGTTGGAACGCCAAGACGTCAATTTCTCTTCGCCCTTGTCTTCGGCTTCTGAAGCCGGATTTCTCGGATTTGTGCTGAAGCCTGATTTCGATGACTCACAGGAAGCTTACGGCTATTATGTCTATGAAGATAATGGAAATACTTATAATAAAATTGCGGAATTCCGGTTGGACGGCGGCAGCTGGTCGGAAACGGCCGTTCTCTTGTCAGGCATTCCAACAGGCAATGTCCATCACGGTGGCCGGTTAGAATTCAGTGAAGACGGCACGCTGTATGCGACCATCGGAGACGCATCCGAACCTGATCTTGCGCAGGATCCCGCTTCAGTCAACGGGAAGATTCTCCGCCTCAACGAATTCAATGAATTTGAAATCTATTCGCTCGGCCACCGCAATCCACAAGGCTTGGCGTGGGACGGGGAGACAATGTATGCAGCAGAACATGGCCAATCCGCAAACGATGAGATTAATATCATCGAACAGGACGCCAATTATGGCTGGCCCGATATCGAAGGAGAAGAAACGGCAGATGGCTTAGAAGCACCTCTAGCAACTAGCGGCGATGATGATACATGGGCGCCAAGCGGGATCGATTTCCACGACGGTGCGCTGTATATCGCAGCACTTCGCGGGACGGCGATCAAAGTGATGGATCCAGAATCGGCAGAAATCAGCGATTCCATCGAAGGGTACGGCCGTATTCGCGACGTCCATTCTGACGGCGACGATTTGTATTTCATCACGAATAATACTGATGGCCGGGGAACCCCGACAGAAGGCGACGACAAACTGTATATTTTAAATGAACAATAA
- a CDS encoding HD domain-containing protein, with product MNSETIADCRVKVKSIYEQFDASHDWQHIERVLENARHIAQAEGGDWALIELAVLLHDVSDPKYKKAGEDPEQEILRELVLTDKERSDIRSIIRTVSFKGGTNKEPESIEGRIVRDADRLDAIGAIGIARAFAYGGAKRRKLYDWDEQARTVMTESEYRNGDTSTVTHFYEKLLLLKELMVTDSGKQMAEERHQYMLSFLEQLQNETDGKK from the coding sequence ATGAATTCCGAAACAATAGCGGACTGCCGCGTGAAAGTAAAAAGCATCTATGAACAGTTTGACGCGAGCCACGACTGGCAGCACATCGAGCGGGTATTGGAAAATGCACGCCATATTGCACAGGCAGAAGGCGGCGATTGGGCATTGATCGAGCTTGCCGTATTATTGCATGACGTCTCGGATCCAAAATACAAAAAAGCAGGGGAAGACCCGGAACAAGAAATCCTCCGAGAGCTCGTACTGACGGATAAAGAGCGCAGTGACATTCGCTCGATCATCCGGACTGTGTCTTTTAAAGGCGGCACGAACAAGGAACCGGAATCGATCGAAGGCAGAATCGTCCGCGATGCTGACCGTCTCGATGCCATCGGCGCCATCGGCATTGCGCGTGCCTTTGCGTATGGCGGCGCAAAACGCCGAAAACTATATGACTGGGATGAACAAGCACGTACAGTGATGACCGAAAGTGAATACCGGAACGGCGATACGAGCACCGTGACGCATTTTTACGAAAAGCTTTTGCTGTTAAAAGAGCTCATGGTGACCGATAGCGGAAAGCAAATGGCTGAAGAACGCCACCAATATATGCTATCCTTTCTAGAGCAACTACAAAACGAAACGGATGGGAAAAAATGA